From Etheostoma cragini isolate CJK2018 chromosome 17, CSU_Ecrag_1.0, whole genome shotgun sequence, one genomic window encodes:
- the si:ch211-125o16.4 gene encoding neuroblast differentiation-associated protein AHNAK → MSGDKKSRGFSESLYLDDSEKGVFSKGMTDDTNAAMSGLHVGDEIVAATIHLDHLNKNEVLNILRVLEPYDHNMKFLTKKQLNASAGLGSLGLDLTDSTKMLNLKKDLSLDASAEAPVISLNGLSGKLNAEKGSGGEIGGPTLNGDLPSLSLNKHSAEAGAKFKMPSLGLSGPDVKGDLDGRLKAPDVRVSTPKLNTPISSLENPDIKTGNMEYNAPKFSMPHFNLPQLKTPKAKMDVSGDLPSVSGNVKTPDLNLAAPELDLKSPDLNLNGPKVDLNGPNVNLGTPNADIEAPSGKVKWPHLKWKGPKVKGPDANLNSDLSAPDLSLTKPKIDGDLSEQDVDINCPKTDIKSLDLDLQNPNLDIDAPSGKINWPHLKWKKPGLNGLKADLASDANLNTPSLPKVEGGINSPNFDINLPKADLKGPDLDMQTPNIDVDAPSGQINWPHLKWKKPKLQGPKADLGIDADLNTPNVNVSAPKINAPNAELNLPKSELNGPKVDFDAPDLGIDAPSGKINWPHQKWKKPKLNAPNADMDLNADLSTPDVDLSVPDVDLNSLKANVDLKAPNADIDAPSGKIKFPTLKKPKIHLSGAKVKGPDVDLDADVKAPDLSLSAPSLNGPDVDLNLPKANVDVKAPNADIEAPSGKIKFPTLRKPKFQFPGAKVKGPDVDLDADVKAPDLSLSAPSLNGPDVDLNLPKANVDLKTPNADIEAPSGKIKFPTLRKPKFQFPGAKVKGPDVDLDASLKTPDLSLFSPSLEGPDVDLNLPKANVDLNAPNADIKAPSGKFKLPTFKKPKWSVSGPNVNSPDANLNADVSAPDLSLRAPKFDGEINAPDVNLNLPKADLESPKLDINVPDVEGPSGKLKWFNFNKPKLGSLKGPKGGIDADVKVPDMDLRALDANLSAPNFSAPNIEGGIKAPDLSIGIPNAKVEGPDVDLSGPNINPDINMPDGKMKFPKLKFPKFSGPKAKAPELDANLKAPDIDASLVLPKGDVDAPNVDLKASGLFSAPKVGLDAPDLDINLPKADLKGPNVDLQGPEVDSLAGKIKIPKINIPRFKKDLKGPSIDVDADNVSFPDVNLKLPTADAKAPNLNLSAHTIKGELSTPDLDADLKTDINLSAPKTNISGPDFNLSTPKIKAPHMNLNLPTADVKGSSLDLPKADLQVPDLNLNAPALSLSSPKIDGNLSAPNIDTKLPKTKLEAPNVDINLPKTDLNGPDAQLKTPGLDFDSHLGEFTMPHFKVPKLGLSSPEVEVPSVHPSVEAGIKAPKVNIGTTMENIKGPEDPNVDANLENSKLYPVFKVHRLPRNSLDDIAGSSDTLGLLKLNTEAKDYIVSKGIRLPVVNATSKAGGKIDLMERLKMSKNKATSVTLPPSDVDLKLSAPSLDVSALTKEGDSALVRGGTFKVEKPESALGLVAPEISALGANDKLSLSLSNMLGLDIKDSDAD, encoded by the exons ATG AGCGGGGACAAGAAGAGTAGAGGTTTCTCAGAAAGCCTGTACCTAGACGACTCTGAGAAAGGAGTCTTCAGTAAAGGAATGACCGATGACACAAATGCTGCGATGAGTGGCCTCCACGTAG GGGATGAGATTGTTGCAGCCACCATACACCTAGACCACCTCAACAAAAATGAAGTGCTGAATATCCTGAGGGTCCTGGAGCCGTATGATCACAACATGAAGTTTCTGACAAAGAAGCAGCTAAACGCCAGCGCTGGCCTTGGCTCCCTGGGATTAGACCTCACAGACTCTACAAAG ATGCTCAACCTCAAGAAGGATCTGTCACTGGATGCATCAGCTGAGGCACCAGTTATTTCCCTTAATGGCCTGAGTGGAAAGCTAAATGCTGAAAAGGGGTCGGGGGGTGAAATAGGTGGTCCCACTCTCAATGGAGACCTTCCCAGTCTCAGTCTAAATAAGCACTCAGCTGAGGCTGGTGCCAAGTTCAAAATGCCCTCCCTAGGACTGAGTGGACCAGATGTAAAAGGAGATCTAGATGGCAGACTCAAAGCCCCTGATGTCAGGGTCTCAACTCCCAAACTCAACACCCCCATTTCCTCACTCGAGAACCCTGATATCAAGACAGGCAACATGGAATACAATGCCCCGAAATTCTCGATGCCACACTTCAATCTGCCTCAACTCAAAACACCAAAAGCAAAAATGGATGTTTCTGGTGATCTCCCATCTGTCAGTGGAAATGTAAAGACCCCAGACCTCAATCTGGCGGCCCCAGAATTAGATCTTAAGAGTCCAGATTTAAACCTAAATGGGCCAAAGGTGGATCTGAATGGTCCTAATGTAAATTTAGGAACCCCAAATGCTGACATTGAGGCACCCTCAGGCAAAGTCAAGTGGCCCCATTTAAAATGGAAAGGTCCCAAAGTTAAAGGACCGGATGCCAACTTAAATTCTGACCTATCTGCACCTGATTTAAGCCTCACCAAACCAAAGATCGATGGGGATCTTAGTGAACAAGATGTTGACATTAACTGTCCCAAAACTGACATCAAAAGCCTTGATCTAGATCTTCAAAACCCAAATCTTGACATTGATGCTCCATCTGGTAAAATCAATTGGCCTCATTTGAAATGGAAGAAACCCGGACTTAATGGCTTAAAAGCTGATTTGGCTTCAGATGCAAACCTAAACACACCTTCTCTTCCCAAAGTGGAAGGTGGAATAAATTCCCCCAATTTTGACATTAATTTGCCAAAGGCAGACCTTAAAGGCCCTGATCTAGACATGCAAACCCCAAATATTGATGTAGATGCTCCATCTGGTCAAATAAACTGGCCTCACCTCAAATGGAAGAAGCCCAAACTTCAAGGCCCAAAAGCAGACTTGGGCATAGATGCAGACCTAAACACACCAAATGTAAATGTCTCAGCGCCAAAGATAAATGCACCAAATGCTGAGCTGAATCTCCCAAAATCTGAACTTAATGGCCCCAAGGTAGATTTTGATGCCCCAGATCTTGGGATTGATGCTCCATCAGGGAAAATTAACTGGCCTCATCAGAAGTGGAAGAAACCCAAACTTAATGCCCCTAACGCTGATATGGACCTGAATGCAGATCTGAGCACACCTGATGTTGATCTCTCTGTTCCAGATGTTGATCTGAATTCACTCAAAGCTAATGTAGATCTTAAAGCACCAAATGCTGACATTGATGCTCCTTCAGGCAAAATCAAGTTCCCAACACTCAAAAAGCCCAAGATCCATCTTTCTGGGGCAAAGGTGAAAGGCCCAGATGTTGACCTTGATGCAGATGTTAAAGCACCTGATCTCAGTCTCTCTGCTCCATCACTTAATGGACCTGATGTTGATCTGAATTTACCCAAAGCTAATGTAGATGTTAAAGCACCAAATGCGGACATTGAGGCTCCTTCTGGCAAAATCAAGTTCCCAACACTCAGAAAGCCCAAGTTCCAGTTTCCTGGGGCAAAGGTGAAAGGCCCAGATGTTGACCTTGATGCAGATGTTAAAGCACCTGATCTCAGTCTCTCTGCTCCATCACTTAATGGACCTGATGTGGATCTGAATTTGCCCAAAGCTAATGTAGATCTTAAAACACCAAATGCTGACATTGAGGCTCCTTCTGGCAAAATCAAGTTCCCAACACTCAGAAAGCCCAAGTTCCAGTTTCCTGGGGCAAAGGTGAAAGGCCCAGATGTTGACCTTGATGCTAGTTTAAAAACACCTGATCTCAGTCTCTTTAGTCCATCACTCGAGGGACCTGATGTTGATCTGAATTTACCCAAAGCTAATGTAGATCTTAACGCACCAAATGCTGACATTAAGGCTCCATCTGGGAAGTTTAAACTTCCAACTTTTAAAAAGCCAAAGTGGTCAGTCTCAGGTCCTAATGTTAATAGTCCAGATGCAAATCTAAATGCTGATGTTTCAGCCCCTGACTTGAGTCTCAGAGCTCCAAAGTTTGATGGTGAGATAAACGCACCAGATGTAAATCTAAACTTACCCAAAGCTGACCTGGAAAGCCCTAAGTTAGACATTAATGTTCCAGATGTTGAAGGTCCTTCTGGAAAATTAAAATGGTTCAACTTCAATAAACCCAAACTTGGCTCACTGAAGGGTCCAAAGGGTGGCATTGATGCTGATGTGAAGGTACCTGACATGGACCTCAGGGCACTTGATGCGAATTTGAGTGCACCGAATTTTTCAGCTCCAAACATTGAGGGTGGGATTAAGGCTCCAGACCTCAGCATCGGCATTCCAAATGCTAAAGTGGAAGGTCCAGAtgtagatcttagtggtccaaATATTAACCCAGATATTAACATGCCCGATGGTAAGATGAAGTTCCCTAAACTTAAATTCCCCAAATTCAGTGGGCCAAAAGCCAAGGCTCCTGAATTGGATGCTAATTTAAAAGCACCAGACATTGATGCCAGTCTTGTCTTACCTAAAGGTGATGTGGATGCACCTAATGTAGACCTAAAAGCATCAGGTCTCTTCTCTGCACCAAAAGTTGGTCTTGATGCACCGGATCTCGATATCAATTTACCAAAAGCTGATCTAAAAGGTCCCAATGTAGACCTTCAAGGTCCAGAAGTTGACTCCCTAGCTGGAAAAATCAAGATACCCAAAATAAATATACCAAGATTTAAAAAGGACCTAAAAGGACCTAGTATTGATGTTGATGCTGACAATGTCTCTTTTCCTGATGTAAACCTTAAATTGCCAACAGCTGATGCCAAAGCACCTAACTTGAATCTTTCTGCCCACACTATTAAAGGTGAACTCAGTACTCCAGATCTGGATGCTGATCTTAAGACAGATATTAACCTTTCAGccccaaaaacaaacatcagtgGGCCAGACTTCAATCTTTCTACACCAAAGATTAAGGCTCCACACATGAACCTTAATCTGCCCACAGCTGATGTAAAGGGATCCAGTCTGGATCTACCAAAAGCAGACTTGCAGGTACCTGATCTCAACTTGAATGCACCAGCTCTCAGCCTGTCTTCACCAAAAATTGATGGAAACCTCTCAGCACCAAACATAGACACCAAGTTGCCAAAAACTAAACTGGAAGCACCAAATGTGGATATCAACCTGCCCAAAACAGACCTCAATGGACCTGATGCACAGTTAAAGACACCAGGTCTAGATTTTGATTCCCATCTGGGGGAATTTACTATGCCTCATTTTAAGGTTCCAAAACTGGGACTTTCAAGTCCTGAAGTAGAAGTTCCGAGTGTTCATCCTTCAGTGGAGGCTGGAATCAAGGCACCAAAGGTCAACATAGGCACTACTATGGAAAACATCAAAGGACCCGAAGATCCAAATGTAGATGCCAATCTTGAAAATTCTAAATTGTATCCTGTATTTAAAGTCCACAGACTACCCAGGAACAGCCTTGATGACATTGCAGGAAGTAGTGATACCTTAGGCTTGTTAAAACTTAACACAGAGGCAAAGGATTATATCGTCAGCAAAGGGATACGCTTGCCAGTGGTAAATGCTACATCAAAAGCAGGAGGAAAGATTGACCTCATGGAGAgattgaaaatgtcaaagaacaAAGCAACCTCAGTTACCCTCCCACCATCTGATGTCGATCTCAAGCTCTCCGCCCCAAGTCTTGATGTCAGTGCCTTGACAAAAGAAGGAGATTCGGCTTTGGTGAGAGGAGGTACTTTCAAAGTAGAGAAGCCAGAGTCTGCGCTGGGCTTGGTAGCCCCTGAGATTTCAGCATTAGGTGCAAATGACAAATTGTCATTGAGCCTCTCCAACATGCTCGGCCTTGATATCAAAGATTCCGATGCTGACTGA
- the edaradd gene encoding ectodysplasin-A receptor-associated adapter protein isoform X1 produces the protein MSTLRAYKEPFDRSSSEPVEDTDTTSFVAEFSLEANYPVQVTDPNADAVTLHLSSMPSGYLRSSADRIRQPVQDDEECTCPTSTLPDFPKELQMLSSPCEKCCCPAPPPKISDLMNDKDLLDLLRLKLDPNHCTIKNWKNFASRWGMSYDELTVLEHRTQGSLSHSPTQEFLLRYNQKTVTELTELCRIYQRIDVLRLLQSWIEKDWPSRWQQTH, from the exons ATGAGCACCTTGCGGGCCTATAAGGAACCCTTCG ACCGAAGCAGCTCTGAACCTGTGGAGGACACAGACACCACCAGCTTCGTGGCAGAATTT TCGCTGGAGGCCAATTATCCAGTGCAGGTGACAGATCCTAACG CAGACGCCGTGACCCTCCACCTGAGCTCCATGCCCTCTGGATACCTGAGGTCTTCTGCAGACAGAATCAGACAG CCAGTTCAAGATGATGAAGAATGCACCTGCCCAACATCTACATTACCAg ACTTTCCCAAAGAATTGCAGATGCTAAGCAGCCCGTGTGAAAAGTGCTGCTGCCCAGCCCCTCCGCCCAAGATCAGTGACCTCATGAACGACAAAGATCTCCTGGACTTACTGCGGCTCAAGCTGGACCCCAACCACTGCACCATCAAAAACTGGAAGAACTTTGCAAGTCGCTGGGGGATGAGCTACGACGAACTGACGGTGCTGGAGCACCGGACCCAGGGCTCTCTGTCCCACAGCCCCACCCAGGAGTTCCTGCTGCGCTACAACCAGAAGACGGTCACTGAGCTCACCGAACTTTGCCGCATCTACCAGCGCATCGACGTGCTGCGACTGCTGCAGAGCTGGATAGAGAAGGACTGGCCGTCGCGCTGGCAACAGACTCATTAA
- the edaradd gene encoding ectodysplasin-A receptor-associated adapter protein isoform X2 — MSTLRAYKEPFDRSSSEPVEDTDTTSFVAEFSLEANYPVQVTDPNDAVTLHLSSMPSGYLRSSADRIRQPVQDDEECTCPTSTLPDFPKELQMLSSPCEKCCCPAPPPKISDLMNDKDLLDLLRLKLDPNHCTIKNWKNFASRWGMSYDELTVLEHRTQGSLSHSPTQEFLLRYNQKTVTELTELCRIYQRIDVLRLLQSWIEKDWPSRWQQTH; from the exons ATGAGCACCTTGCGGGCCTATAAGGAACCCTTCG ACCGAAGCAGCTCTGAACCTGTGGAGGACACAGACACCACCAGCTTCGTGGCAGAATTT TCGCTGGAGGCCAATTATCCAGTGCAGGTGACAGATCCTAACG ACGCCGTGACCCTCCACCTGAGCTCCATGCCCTCTGGATACCTGAGGTCTTCTGCAGACAGAATCAGACAG CCAGTTCAAGATGATGAAGAATGCACCTGCCCAACATCTACATTACCAg ACTTTCCCAAAGAATTGCAGATGCTAAGCAGCCCGTGTGAAAAGTGCTGCTGCCCAGCCCCTCCGCCCAAGATCAGTGACCTCATGAACGACAAAGATCTCCTGGACTTACTGCGGCTCAAGCTGGACCCCAACCACTGCACCATCAAAAACTGGAAGAACTTTGCAAGTCGCTGGGGGATGAGCTACGACGAACTGACGGTGCTGGAGCACCGGACCCAGGGCTCTCTGTCCCACAGCCCCACCCAGGAGTTCCTGCTGCGCTACAACCAGAAGACGGTCACTGAGCTCACCGAACTTTGCCGCATCTACCAGCGCATCGACGTGCTGCGACTGCTGCAGAGCTGGATAGAGAAGGACTGGCCGTCGCGCTGGCAACAGACTCATTAA